The DNA window ACGCGTCATACACCCGAAGAAGATCAGGAAGGTCTGGCCAAAGATGACGTCGCGATCATTCCGCTGGCCATGCCGATGCTGAGCGGCCCGGGGGCGATTTCAACCGTGATCGTCCTCACGGCCCAGGCCACCTCGGCCGGTTTGTGGGGGGCTCTACTTATGGCGATCGGACTTAACGCCGGTGTGGTATACATGATACTGAGTAGCTCAACCCGGGTCGTTGCCCTCTTCAAGGAGACCGGAATGCGGATATTGACGCGGATCCTTGGCATCGTCTTGGCTTCCATCGCCATCCAATTTATCCTGACCGGACTCCGGTCTTATATGACCGCCGCTCGGTAGGCAGCAAACGGGGGTCCAAAACGCCCAATTTTGTCTACCCAACGGCTGTACGTTTCCCTCATTCATGAACGTCGCGATTCCAAAGCAAAGGATCCTTTTGGACCGAACCCCGCCTGATTAGCTCCAGAAATTCTTCACGGGTTTCTCGGCGCGTTCGGAACCCTCCCAACATCGCACTGGTAATCGCCGTCGCATTCTGTTTTTCCACTCCCCGCATCATCATGCAAAGGTGCTGGGCCTCCATCACAACCGCAACTCCCTGCGGCTTGATTTTCTCCTGGATGATTTCGGCAATCTGCTGCGTCAAACGCTCTTGAACTTGGAGCCTTCGGCTGAAAACTTCGACGATCCTCGGCAGTTTGCTCAAGCCGATAACCTTTTTATCCGGAAGATATGCAATATGACACCTGCCGAAGAAAGGAACGAGATGGTGTTCGCAAAGACTGAAGAAATCGATGTCCTTGACGATCACCATTTCATCGTATTTGATGGGAAAGAGCGCGCCGTTTAAAACCCCATCAATGTCCTGGGTATATCCCTTGGTTAAAAATTGGAACATCTTGGCCACCCGTTCCGGGGTTTTGGTGAGCCCTCCGCGCGTCGGGTCCTCACCCACCAGCACCAGTACCTTCTCAATGGCTTCCTGAAGCTCTTGCGTCTTCTCTTCGGTCTTCATTGCGATTTCTTTCATGGTTTATGCCTTGCCCAAAGAACAGGCGTTATGAATGACAGACCTCCCGTTAAGGTCGGGAAGACCTCTCACGGCTCGACGGGCCTGGACTCGCTCGGAATTTGAACGGTCACATCCCCCAAGATCTTGGCCTGGCACGCCAGGCGATGGGGCGGAAGCAAGGCCGCCAAATCCATCATATCCTCTTCTTCAAATTCGATCCCGGTAAGATTCTCGTGTCCCTCGATCACCACCACCCGACACGTGCTGCAGGAGGCAAATCCGCCGCATTCATGAGCCAATGGAATCCCCAGGAGCTGGGCCGCTTCAAGCAGCGATTTTTTTTCGGGAACCTCCCCGCTCATTCCCGATGGATAAAAGGTAACCTTGGGCATAGGATCATTCCAGCCGCGGCCGCCGTCTTAGGACGCGACCTTCACGGTGCAGCGATGGGCTTTGATGTGGGATTCAAATTCCTCCGGAAAGTGCCGCAGGCTACATTCAACCGCCACGGCGGCTCCGGTAATGACGGTACAATCGCCGCGACCCTTGACGAAACCGCTGAGTTGTTGAAGCGCCCGGAGGTCTTCCGGTTTTCCGTGTCCCGTCTCAATTTTCTCAAGGATCTGATGAAGATAATGCGTCCCCATCTTACACGGAGGACACTGACCGCAGCTTTCATCCCTGAAGAAATTACAAAACTTCATGGTTTGTTCAACCATGCAATGGGTGTCATCCAGTACAATCACCCCGGCTGAACCCAGACCGGATCCGATTGCCTTGAGGGAATCAAAATCCATCGAGACGTCGATGTCCTTTGGGGTCAGAAAAGCTTGGGAAGGGCCTCCCGGATAAACCGCTTTCAGCGCTCGTCCTTCTTTTATTCCGCCGCCGAATTCCTCGATCAGTTTCCTGAGGGAAACGCCGAGTGGGAGCTCGTATACACCGGGCCGGTTAACATCGCCGCTGATTGAAAAGAGCATGGTCCCGGGACATGTTTTAGTTCCAAACGATCGAAACCAGTCGGCACCGTTGGAAACAATGGGCGGAACGTTCGACAGCGTTTCGACATTGTTGACCACGGTGGGCTTGCCGTATAATCCATAGACGGTCGGATAATAGGGCGGTTTGTGCTTGGGTTTGGCCTCGCGTCCCTGCATGCATTCGAGCATGGCAGTCTCTTCGCCAGCCACATAAGTGTCCGGACCCAAAAAAATCTGGATGTCGCACGAAAACCCCGTTCCCAAAATATTGTGCCCCAATAGTCCGTGTTTTTGAGCATCCTCGATCGCCTGTCTTACAAGCGCGACCTCTTCGGTAAAGGCCCCGTTTATAAACAGATGGGATTCTTTTGCCCCCACGGCAAACGTCGCGATCGCGATTCCTTCAAGCAGTAGATGGGGATTTAACCGAAGCAGAAGACGATCTTTGTAGGTTCCCGGTTCGTGTTCGCCGGCATTACAAGCCAGATAGCGTTCCAATTCCCGGTGGGTGGCGACCATTTCCCACTTCTTCCCGGTGGGGAAACCGGCCCCTCCCCGGCCCCGCAGCCCGGAACGTTTGATGGTTTCAATCACCTCGAGCGGCTGAGAATGTCGGAGAACGTTTTCCAAGGCCTGGTAACCGCCCTTTTTCTGGTAGGCCTCAAGGTCAACCGTTCCCTTTGTTGTATCTTTCAGCAGAATCTGCTGTGTCACCCTCGTCTCCCAATCTCATTCGCAAAGACCCAACTTGGTCCGCCTGAAATTAGCGGTTATGTTCCAACCGGGTACCACACGAGATCATCTCGGCTAAATTAAAGGTAGTGGCTTAACGCCATAAAAAAGAGCATTGGAATAGAAAGATAAAAGTTGGTACGAGATGCCAGGTAGGCTTTTCGAGCCATGGCCGCCATCTCGGCCGGCGGAGACTGTTGCTTGGCGGCGGCCTCAGCCGTCATCTGAATGATTCGCTTTTGATTCGGCCAAATGATCACCCAGACATTAAATAGCATGATGATCCCCAGTGCTCCACCGATGCTGATGGACACCTCCCAGGCCCCGCTGCCACCTCCCCATTTCCTCATGAGAATCAAAAGCCCGGCCAGAACCGTGACCAACGCGCTCCATCGAAACCACCATAACGCGGGCGGCATCAATAGAGGCACGACTTTCCCCTTGGTCCCCGCATCAAGACCTTTCATAAAATTGACATTCACCAAGTTAAAGAAATAAAGAATACCAATCCAGGTTATTCCGGCTAAGAAGTGAATCCACCGGAACAGCAACTCGAACGGATCGACGCCAGGCATGGTTCCTCCTTCGTTATGATTATTCTAACTGCAAGAATTGAATCAACTTTTCATTCAATTACACCACGGAATTAAAGAGCGTAAATCGCTTCTAAAATACACCTCCTTATTTTATATTGTCAACTCAATAATCAGAATGAATCCCGACTGGATTTGGTGAATTTTGAACCGCCTAGGTCTCTGATAGGTTGGTTCACAGGGATAATGATGGAGACAATCGGGGGAGACGTCAACGAAATACCAATCGTTTACGCGTCTTGCTCCCCATGGGCGCAGGCCGATTCTTGCGATTGGCCAGGATTACAGGATCAATGATTTCACCGCAACCAAGACAACGCCAACCGAAAAAGAATATCGCCCCTGTGTCGTCCCGAAGGTCTTCAAAGGGTTCGTGAACCATATAGCTTTCGCAACGCGGACATTTCACGACCGGCACCCTCTACTGCAATAATGAAACATCGTGTTTCATTTTTGAAATTATACCGGCCATGAGCAGCGGTTGTCAAGGCCAAATTGATCCGACCCTCTTTTCCGATGAATCCTTCACCCCGATTGATAAGAAATGGGCCGAATTTGAATGGGCCGACGGAAAATTTTTAAAAGGATTATTTGACGGGATTTATTGACAGGAGATTATTGTTCACTCGAGGATTTAACAAAAGAATAACTTATGCCATGTTCTTTGATTTTCCTCCATAATGTTGTTCGACTGATCTTGAGCCTTTCTGCCGCCTCACCGTAGTTCCAGTCGGTCTGGGAAAGGGCTTTTAATACTAATTGTCGTTCCACAATCTTAAAAGGATCCTCGTGTTTAATAGCCACATCCATGAAATCGTCCTTAACATAAAACATGTCTTTGGGTAAATGGGACGGCAAGATTGTACTGCCTGTACAGAGGACAACGGCATGTTCGATAATATTCTCAAGCCTTTGTATGTTTTCCGGATAATCGTAGTTAAGCAAGATCTCCATTGCGGCCGGCGCAACGGACTTTATTTTTTTACCCATCGATGTATTGAACCGCTTTAAAAAATGTTGGACGAGAAGGGGAATGTCGTCACGCCGTTCACGAAGGGGGGGAAGGACAATGGAAACCGTCCGAAGTTGATCAAAAAGTTCTCTGAGAAACTCGCCGTGCTCAACCGCCGAGGCGAGATCCCGATGCGTGGCTGCAAGAACTCGAACATTGGCCCTAATCTTCCGGCCGTCCCCGACCCGCTCAAACTCCTTCTCTTTTAAAAAATGAAGCAATTTGAGCTGAGCGGCAGAACTGATATAACCAACCTCGTCAAGGAAGAGCGTACCCCCATCCGCCAAATCCAAACGACCGACCCGATTCGAGACCGCACCAGGAAATGCCCCCTTGATAAATCCGAATAACTCACAGGTCACCCTCTCATCGGTCAAGCCGCCGCAGTTGACTGTCACAAACGGTTTTTCATTGCGAGGACCGTTTTCATGGATGGCATGGGCCAATAGCTCCTTGCCGGTGCCCAGTTCACCCTCGATCAGGACACTGGACTCACTTCGAGCCATCTCGGGTAACAGGGCGCAGACCCTCTGCATCCTGTGATTCTTTCCAATGATGTTCTCAAAGGAGTACTTTCCCCTCAAGGCCTCGTTTAAGGCTTCAATCTGCGAACGATCCCGGATGATCTCTACCCCTCCGATCACCCGACCGTTTTTATTTTTTAGAAGAACCGTATTGGTGCTGATGGTCACCACCTTCCCGAACTTATTTTTTAAGACAGTCTCGTAATCATGGATGTTCCTGCTGGTGGATAAGGTCTGCTCAAGAAGGCATTCGTTATCACAAGCCGCGCACCGAACCACTTGCGCGCAGGACATCTCCTTCGCCTCTTTCTTTGAGTAGCCCAGCAAACGTTCGGCGGCTTTGTTCAGGTATTTGATTTTTTTATCTAACCCGATGGTGACAACGCTGTCGTTCAAAGAATCGAGAATCACCTCGGTGTCGACTTGTTTGGTATTCAGAGATTTCATGGCTAGAAATTATTCTAGACCCGCATTCTCGCTTAGTCAACATCGAACTTCCTCTCATCCGATCATGCGGTCCACAACCGTACAGAGTTCTTTGACTCCTTCGGCCGACTTCCGGAGCCCTGCGGTTTCCTCCGAAGTCAGTTCGAACTCCACGATCGCTTCAATGCCACCGTGACCCAGCTTAGCCGGTACCCCCACGAACAGGTTCTGGACACTGTATTCTCCTTTGCAAAGGGCCGCGCACGGCAGGATCTTCTTCTTGTCTTTGACAATCGACTCAACCATCTCGACAATGGCGGCGGAAGGGGCAAAATAGGCGCTTCCAGTCTTCAGAAGTTTGACAATCTCGGCCCCTCCGTCCCGGGTTCGCTGAACAATCGCATCCAGTCGGTTTTTGGGAATCAATTCCGTCACGGACACCCCGCCCACTGTTGTGTAACGGGGGAGAGGAATCATGCTGTCGCCGTGTCCGCCCATCACGATGGCCCGGACGGTCTCGGCGGAGACCCGAAGCTCTTGGGCGATGAAGGTCGCCATGCGGGCCGAATCCAGTACACCGGCCATGCCGATGATCCGCTCCCGAGGAAACTGAGTCGTCTTGTAGGTAACATAGGTCATGGCATCCAATGGATTGGAAACCACAATGATCACGGCTTCCGGAGAATGAACAGCCACTTGCTGGGCCACGGTCTTGACGATCTTGGCATTGGTGGACAGAAGATCGTCCCGGCTCATTCCCGGTTTCCGGGGAACCCCGGAAGTGATGATAACCAGATCGGATCCCTCCGAATCGGCGTAATTGTCCGTCCCGCGGATTTGTGTGTCGTAGCCGTAAATCGGAGCCGATTCGGCAAGGTCCAGAGCCTTTCCTAATGCCACATCCTTGTTGATGTCGATCAGGACCAGTTCTTCCGCAAGTTCTTTTTCAACCAGCCGCTGCGCCGTCGTTCCTCCGACGTTTCCAGCGCCAATGACCGTGACCTTTCTCCGTTTCATTTCGGATGGCTCCTCCGCGTTTTACCGACTCCTTTTTTCATCAACAAACCCAAGATACGATAGCACACGCTGGAAACGAGGTCAAGAAAGGTCGAGCAACGATCGAAAGACCCTCGCCTCACAATCAAAGCACGGGTCGAATGGAGCCTTACCCAATATGTCCGTCGTGATCGCAACAATTTGAACGAAACAAAAAGACACATCGCCTCCCGTTACTCATGCCTCTTCTCGGACAGGACCAGTCCATGGACCAAACCTTTTGGGTTAAGAGACCGGCCTAGATGTTCGCCGGCGTCGAAGCTGTCCTGTATTTTAGGAATGGCGACATGGGCACTTTGAAGTCGGGAATAATCAAACTTCACGGCTGTGGATACCAATAAACCATCCGACACCTTGGTGCCGCGAATTTCCCCGGCCGTTGAACGGCCGAAGATATACGCCCCGGGGTAAGTGCGCTTCAATTCGTCATACCAGTTTTTTCTTTCAAATGGATGTGCCCCTGAACAACAAGACAAGATCGGCTGTTGGAATAGATCGCCTCATTGCACCCGATTCCCACCCCACCGCCTGTGTCCAAAGATCCTGTACAATTGCCGTCGTTTTTCCCCTTTTGGGCCATCAAATCTGCAGCATGATTTCAATTCAAATAAAAGAACCCGGGAACTGACTCAAATTGGAATCAGCGCTCGGGTTTCTCAAAAGTCCATGTGGAACCGGCAAACATTACTGTCTTTTTCATCCAAGAAAAGAACGGGCGGATTGGAAACGTCAGCCTGTAATTTGAATGATCATTATTACTCCAGTTATGATGACCTAATTTATCAATAATATCACAAAAAAACGGGATTACCGGTCTCCAAATTACCTTTATTTCAAAGAATGATCCCGCTTCTTCCTCCGTTTGTAAAAAATCGGAATCAGGCTCAACAAAATCAACAGGCCGATGGCCAGGGTAAATCCCCATGATCGGATGTGTGTCAGCGTGCTGCCCAGATAGACGTAGGCAAAGGTCCCCGGAATGATGCCCAGAAAGGTCCCCAGTATATAGTCCCTCGTCCCGATCTTGGAGATTCCGGCCATATAGTCCAGCGCATTGAACGGAATCAGCGGGATCAGTCGCAGGAAAAAAATGACCTCAAAACCGCGCGAAGCGGCCCGCTCATCGAGTAACCCTATGGTTTTAAACTTTTCCTTAAGCAGGCGCGTGACGAAATCGCGACCCAAGTAACGTCCCACAAGGAAGGCAAGGGTTGCACCGATCGTTGCCCCCATCACTGTAAGAATCGTTCCCCATAGGGGCCCGAAGGCCAGTCCGCCGCCGATAGTAATGATCCAACCAGGAACGAAAAAGACCGGCGCGACGCTGTAAATCAAAACATAGAGGAGAGGGGCAAGATATCCGACGGATTGGATCGAGTCCCGGATCTGCTCGGGATGGAGATATCGACCCAGATCGGTCCACCGAAATAGCACAAGGCAGATGACGATAAATATCAGGAGACCCGCAAACTTCACGGTCTGCCGGGAAAGCCCCATGGTCATCCCCGTCTTGCCAGTGGACTGTTTTTCCCGCCGGATTACGGCACAACTATGATTTTGCCCGACATGTGGTGGAAAGGGAGATGGCACATGTACAGATATTCCCCGGGCTTCGCAAAGGTCTTTCGGTATTCCTTCCGAGGAGGCAATTGCCCAACGTCGATCACACGAACATCCGGTGAAAGCTCTTTCGGATTGCAGGGGTCACCACCCCCACTGCTGATCAGGGTGTGGGTTTCATAATCCTGATTAATCCATTCCACCGTTGTCCCGGCCTTCACGTTAATGACCGCCGGATCATATGCCTTGTCACACCGACTTTGTGCATCCACCACGATCTTGATCATGACCACCGGAGGCGGTGGGGGCTGAGCCGGTTTCAAAGGAAGGGTCTCGGCCGATCTTCCGACTCCCGATCCGAGCAGGACGAAAAGAATCACTGCCGTAAGAACACCCATTTTCATTCCGATGGTCCCCTCTTGGGTCCTGATCATATTAAAACTCATGTAGGGGCGTAAACCTATGCCCCTACATGAGTTTTGCGTTCACAAGCACAATGTTCTCTATTCGAACATGACGCCGGGGAATCTAGGAGCGGATGTCTACCGCAACCATCCGGCCTTTCTCTTCTTTGTAACCGACCATCACACGATCCTTAACATTGAGCTCGTCGAGAATCGTGCCGGTGGCAACAAAGGTCACCGGTTGATTCGTTTCGGCGTCCTGGATCGTGAAAGTCTTGGCCTTCGCATCAATCGTCGTGACACGACCGACATGCGTGTTCGGTCCAGCCGATTTGCAGGCCCAGCCCGTTGTTACAGATCCGAGCAAAAAAACGGTCAAGAGTGCCACCACAACCAGATATTGATTCTTCATAATGCATCCCTCCTATTTGGTCATTTAAGGAATATTATGCCTCAAATCATTCGGGTATTGCAATACCGTATACGCCGAGCCATCCGGTCCGAAACATTAATAAAGTATTGAGACTTGACGCCTAGAGTTTGAAATGCTATATTGTATCTGGAAATAACGGAAACCGCCCTTCATGACGTTTCGGTTATGGAGGGCGGTTTTGTGTGTCTGGATAGAGAAAGGAGTCTCGAATGAATCAGGCGTTTGCCGAAACAGAAACACTTGTAAGGCCCACCGACTATCTCGCGATTGTGATGTTTTCCATCACCGTCCTCGCGGCCTTGGTCGGTGTTCCGATTTTCGGTTTCACATTTGGTTACTCAAAACTAGATTGGATCTTATTCGGGATCCTGTATGCCGTTACCGGGTTGGGCATTACAGTTGGATACCATCGCCTGATTTCACATCGGAGCTTTACCTGTTCGGATCCTATAAAGATCCTTCTCCTCATTGCCGGTGGATGGGCGTTTCAAAATTCGGCCTTGAAGTGGTCAGCCGACCATGTGCGACATCATGCCAAAGTGGACCAAGAAGAGGACCCTTACAACGCCACTAAGGGCTTCTGGCATAGCCATGTCTTTTGGTTATTTTTAAAGGACCCATTCGCCGATGATAAATATACAACCCAATTTAAAAAAGATCGGCTGGTGGTCTGGCAGGACGATTATTATATTCCTATCCTCATCTCAGGTTTCGCCCTGCCCTTCATAGTGGGATTTCTGAATGGCGGATGGGTGGGTGGATTGGGTTGTTTCCTTCTGGCCGGAGTTGGTCGGGCCTTTCTGGTGCTTAATTCAACATTCTGCATTAATTCGATCTGCCACCTGTGGGGCGACCAGCCCAACGGAACGGACAACAGCAGCCGGGACAGCTGGTGGATTTCTCTGATTACGTTCGGAGAAGGCTATCACAATTACCACCATGCCTATCCGAAGGATTATCGTAACGGTCCCAAGTGGTATAACTTCGATCCTTCAAAATGGCTAATTTTTGGTCTGCAAACCGTCGGTCTGGCAGGAAACCTATACCGGGCCTGTCCTAAAACAAAATAATCCATTCCCATGTAAAAAGGGCATCTCCAATATCTGGGATGCCCTTTTTACATCTTCTTTTGACCTTTTCGATTATGTTTTCTTTGAAATGTCAACGAATTTCAGGCGAAGGCTGTAGAGAGTCTGCTGAAGTAGCTCCGATTCACTTTTGGTCAGATTTCCCTTGGTCTTCTCTTCCAGCAAGCCTAATAGATCGATCAGTTCCCGGGCTTGCACGAGATCAACTGGCGGCGGCGAACCCGCCACCGTTGGTACACCGGGCACCCGAGCCTGGCCGATGGCCACAAGCGCCGAAGCTCCAACGGAGAGAATAAATGAGGAAAAATCCAGACGACTACCGCTATGGGAGCCGTTTCGGGGATCCATTGCAGGTCCGGACCCGGATTTCGAATTCCCTTCCTCACGAACCTCGGCAATTTCAATCTTTTTTTGCCGATCTGAACTTGCTGAAGGGGCGTCCATTTTACCTTTTTCTTTCTGCGATTTAGGCGGCTCGAGATGTTGAATTTCCAACTCGGGAAGGGTTAAGTCCAAGTCATGCAAGGGACGAGGACGGTGCTTCCCTTCTTTTGGCGGTACCGAGGTTGGTTTGGCAGGTTGCTTTGGGGGGACGGAGATTGAAGGAGCCGATCCTCCTTCCTTTCCCGGCATAGGCGTAGCGCACTGTGAACAGACGTCGCCGATACTTTCCTCATGCCCGCACGCCGGACAGCGCATAATTCCTCACATTTCCAGTCCAAAGAACGCTATTTTTTATTAATTATACATCCTTCCTTTTTTTAGCGCAATTGTCCTAACCTCAACCAGGGAAACATTCTTGACAGGCCGATAACTGACCGGTATTATGATGATCCAAAATATTGGAAATAGTATCTTTATTTATTCCATGAATGACAAATCGAAATTCCCTCGGATTGTCCGGTGGATGCCGATAGCCATCCTGACCGGCGTCTGGTTTTTACCGGGCTGCAATACGGACAAGGGCGGGAACTCCCCGGCCACCTTAACTTCCAATGTGCCAGAAGAACACGCAAAAGGAGAGGAGGCTTTTAACCGATACTGCGCAGCGTGCCATGGAAGTGCAGGGACTGGAACGGATCACGGTCCAAGCTTTATCGATCGAATTTATGAACCCAATCACCACGGCGACTCATCCTTTTTCCTTGCGCCGCGGAGGGGTGTCCGGGCTCATCACTGGAACTTCGGCGATATGCCGAAGATCGAGGGATTATCGGACGATGACCTCAAACAGATCGTCGGCTACATCCGCTGGCTGCAACGGCAAGCTGGAATCCAGTAATGAAAAAGGATCCACTCCATGTCGGATGAAACTTTAACAGCCCAAGATCGCGAAAATCTCGCCCCGTTTTTCACTAACCTAGACAGGGGCGTCTTCGGGCTTAAACTGCCCCAGGAAGTCGCGGGGGCGCTATTCTCCCGGTACAGCCGTTCGGCGAAGGATCTTCGTCGGATTTTCTTGGATGAATTTCTGGGCGAGATGGGAGCATTCCACGCGCCGACAGCCTCAGACAATACCGACGCGTTGAAAAAAGCCCGCGCTTTTTACGACCGTGTGCTGGTGGGTTACGGGGACGATTCTGTCGCCCAATTGGGAGGAGCCCATATCGCCTGCGAGGGGATCTCCAACGTCGCGGCCAATCTGATCGAAGATGCGAGGATCGGGCTCGCGCCGCTGGAAAAATCCACGCGGTACGTTCGCTTCGACAAAAAAGGTCCCAATGGCGAATACTTGTTTTACAAAGAACCCCGCATCATGGCTTCAAAACATGCCCCAAAATACTTGAACGTCATGAATCTACTTTTTCAAACTTACGCTAGCCAAATGGATCCCCTGATCAATTTCATCGCCCGGCGCCTGCCCATCACCGATATGCCATTCAAACATCCTCAAACCGGCGAGGCCTTGGCCTATGCGGATCTGGGACGAAATTCCGAATTGAAAAAATGGGCCCAGACCGCCTACCGAGCCACGATACGAGCCCACGCCTGCGACCTTCTCCGGGGCTACCTGCCGGCTTCGACAAAGACCAATGTCGGTCTGTTCGGCGTAGGCCAGGCTTTCGAATATCTATTAACTAAACTCTACTCCCATCCCTTAACTGAAATGCGCCAAATGGCCAAACAGATGCAAGAGGAATTAAATGCGTTGATTCCTTCTTTTGTCAAACGGGCCGGGTCCAACAGCTATCTCACCGAAACGTACCTAAACACCCGTGCATTCGTACAAAAGGAGACGGCCGGCATGAACCGTGCGCCGTCGGAAGCGGTCGCCCTGGTGGATTACGACGGCGATGCGGAAGAAAAAGTCCTGTCGGCCATCCTCTATCCCCACACACGGCTTCCGTTGACCCAGCTCCGGGCC is part of the Nitrospiria bacterium genome and encodes:
- a CDS encoding FAD-dependent thymidylate synthase; its protein translation is MSDETLTAQDRENLAPFFTNLDRGVFGLKLPQEVAGALFSRYSRSAKDLRRIFLDEFLGEMGAFHAPTASDNTDALKKARAFYDRVLVGYGDDSVAQLGGAHIACEGISNVAANLIEDARIGLAPLEKSTRYVRFDKKGPNGEYLFYKEPRIMASKHAPKYLNVMNLLFQTYASQMDPLINFIARRLPITDMPFKHPQTGEALAYADLGRNSELKKWAQTAYRATIRAHACDLLRGYLPASTKTNVGLFGVGQAFEYLLTKLYSHPLTEMRQMAKQMQEELNALIPSFVKRAGSNSYLTETYLNTRAFVQKETAGMNRAPSEAVALVDYDGDAEEKVLSAILYPHTRLPLTQLRAEVKSWNSERRARLISEYLERRKHRRDKPGRAFEQVYYTFDLLGNLGMYRDLHRHRILSQERQDFDVAYGYDTPNELAEIGFKENFDRCMAQAADLYKRIYAELPHEAQYVVPFAYRVRWYMKMNLRELVHIGELRTMPQGHSDYRSMVQEMCRKADTVHPTLFRYAKFVDWKEYHLGRLQSEMRTEYKKSILDPNSDRKA